From Bacillus sp. Bos-x628, the proteins below share one genomic window:
- a CDS encoding YtxH domain-containing protein, translating to MASGRSLLTGLFVGGLLGGVAVLLTTPSSGRDVRGKVKDGYGKLEDTLTKLKRDGQSLKEQIVETAKESAGVIKEVASELQTSIQRWREEIKPHQQDLQKEIQEIEEKLKQLEKTLQN from the coding sequence ATGGCTAGTGGACGTTCTTTACTAACAGGATTATTTGTAGGCGGTCTCCTCGGAGGTGTTGCAGTGCTCCTGACGACTCCCTCTTCCGGCAGAGATGTGCGCGGAAAAGTGAAAGACGGTTATGGCAAATTGGAAGATACGTTGACAAAATTAAAAAGAGATGGACAGTCTTTAAAAGAGCAAATTGTTGAAACCGCAAAAGAAAGCGCAGGAGTCATCAAAGAAGTTGCATCTGAATTGCAAACATCCATTCAACGTTGGCGTGAAGAAATCAAACCTCATCAGCAAGACCTGCAAAAGGAAATTCAGGAAATTGAGGAGAAGCTCAAACAACTGGAGAAAACCTTACAAAATTAA